One window from the genome of Pseudonocardia hierapolitana encodes:
- a CDS encoding heparan-alpha-glucosaminide N-acetyltransferase domain-containing protein, whose translation MTRALPAEAGPEVPTSGRGRILGVDAARAVALVGMFATHIFPLREGREPTLTGLIASGRASALFAVLAGVGVALATGGTRRPAGAREHLGAGSALVVRGILVGALGLTLVALEAPVAIILTYYGLLFVVAALLLRAPRGVLAAGAVLACVLTPVASQLLRAGLPDGPGRQIGWPALAAPGDAVVTLALTGYYPVLTWTTYLLAGMAVGRLDLRRPQVAAGLLTGGVALAVAAHTASALLLGPGDGVWVLGAAASARRYGTTPTGNWWWLAVDTPHSGSPLDLAATIGSALAVLGAMLLLSRWSRRVVRVPAALGSAPLTLYTLHVAALAGYAGSGSDDAILWLGHVVVATLIGLGLQLAGVRGPLEAVVSAAGRAVRRGVTGVTVKPVDSQPPRPPGR comes from the coding sequence GTGACGCGGGCCCTGCCCGCAGAGGCCGGGCCGGAGGTACCCACCTCCGGCCGGGGCCGCATCCTCGGCGTCGACGCGGCGCGTGCCGTGGCGCTCGTCGGGATGTTCGCCACGCACATCTTCCCGCTCCGGGAGGGCCGCGAGCCGACGCTCACCGGCCTGATCGCGTCCGGGCGGGCATCGGCGCTGTTCGCCGTGCTGGCGGGGGTGGGGGTGGCCCTCGCGACCGGCGGCACGCGGCGGCCGGCCGGGGCCCGCGAACACCTCGGGGCAGGCTCCGCGCTCGTCGTGCGCGGCATCCTGGTCGGCGCGCTCGGCCTCACGCTGGTGGCGCTCGAGGCCCCGGTCGCGATCATCCTGACGTACTACGGCCTGCTGTTCGTGGTGGCGGCCCTCCTGCTGCGGGCGCCCCGCGGCGTGCTCGCGGCCGGTGCGGTGCTCGCATGCGTCCTCACGCCGGTGGCGAGCCAGCTGTTGCGGGCGGGGCTCCCCGACGGGCCCGGCCGCCAGATCGGGTGGCCTGCGCTCGCCGCGCCCGGCGACGCCGTGGTCACGCTCGCGCTCACCGGCTACTACCCGGTGCTGACCTGGACGACGTACCTGCTCGCCGGGATGGCGGTCGGCCGGCTCGACCTGCGCCGCCCCCAGGTCGCGGCGGGCCTGCTCACCGGCGGCGTGGCACTCGCGGTGGCCGCGCACACGGCGTCGGCGCTGCTGCTCGGCCCCGGCGACGGGGTGTGGGTGCTCGGTGCCGCGGCGTCGGCGCGCCGCTACGGCACCACCCCGACCGGGAACTGGTGGTGGCTCGCCGTGGACACCCCGCATTCCGGCAGCCCGCTCGACCTGGCCGCCACCATCGGGTCCGCCCTGGCCGTGCTCGGCGCGATGCTGCTGCTGTCCCGGTGGTCGCGCCGGGTCGTGCGGGTTCCCGCCGCGCTCGGCTCGGCACCGCTCACGCTCTACACGCTCCACGTCGCGGCGCTCGCCGGTTACGCCGGGAGCGGTTCGGACGACGCGATCCTGTGGCTCGGCCACGTCGTGGTCGCCACGCTGATCGGCCTGGGCCTGCAGCTGGCCGGCGTCCGCGGCCCGCTGGAGGCAGTGGTCTCGGCCGCGGGTCGGGCAGTGCGCCGCGGCGTGACCGGCGTCACAGTGAAGCCTGTCGATTCGCAGCCGCCTCGCCCGCCGGGCAGGTGA
- a CDS encoding YciI family protein: MPQYAVLIYEKELPGGVADMPPEVMEANISAGDKIAAMGVRVVHEQGLQPAATARTIRKDGLVTDGPFLETKEVLAGFFVVEAPDLDTALAVGKLLPIMDGAVEVRPLL, translated from the coding sequence ATGCCCCAGTACGCGGTGCTCATCTACGAGAAGGAGCTGCCCGGCGGGGTGGCCGACATGCCGCCGGAGGTCATGGAGGCGAACATCAGCGCGGGGGACAAGATCGCCGCGATGGGCGTGCGCGTCGTCCACGAGCAGGGTCTGCAGCCAGCGGCGACCGCGCGGACGATCCGCAAGGACGGCCTGGTCACCGACGGCCCGTTCCTGGAGACGAAGGAGGTGCTCGCCGGCTTCTTCGTGGTGGAGGCCCCTGATCTCGACACGGCGCTCGCCGTCGGCAAGCTCCTCCCGATCATGGACGGGGCGGTTGAGGTGCGGCCCCTCCTGTGA
- a CDS encoding lactate 2-monooxygenase produces the protein MGVPFAAYGAEIYLQGLADQRPALPTDPSRLEAAARSVLDDGPFGYVAGGAGGGATMRANRDAFDRYAMVPRMLRDTTERDWSTTVLGTAMPAPLLVAPIGVMSIVHPDGELAVARAAAELGVPMVLSTASSHTIEEVAAASGDAPRWYQLYWPTEDEVTVSILERARAAGHRVLVVTLDTWTLGWRPHDLDLSYLPFLRGVGTAIPFSDPAFRAGLAAPPENDLMAAVQRWVPMFTGTAVRWDRLDLLREHWDGPIVLKGVQHVDDALHALDVGMDGIVVSNHGGRQVDRAIGSLDALPGIVGAVDGRAAVLFDSGIRSGADAGVALALGADAVLLGRPFVYGLALGGQDGVRHVLRSVLAELDLTLALSGFADLAQLRGAKDAVMRRTQ, from the coding sequence ATGGGTGTTCCGTTCGCCGCCTACGGCGCCGAGATCTACCTGCAGGGGCTCGCCGACCAGCGCCCCGCGCTGCCGACCGACCCGTCCCGGCTGGAGGCGGCCGCACGATCCGTGCTCGACGACGGCCCGTTCGGTTACGTCGCGGGTGGCGCAGGCGGGGGCGCCACGATGCGCGCCAACCGCGACGCGTTCGACCGTTACGCGATGGTGCCGCGGATGCTGCGCGACACCACGGAGCGCGACTGGTCCACCACCGTCCTCGGCACGGCGATGCCGGCGCCGCTGCTGGTCGCCCCGATCGGGGTGATGTCGATCGTGCACCCCGACGGGGAGCTCGCGGTGGCGAGGGCGGCGGCCGAGCTGGGTGTGCCGATGGTGCTGTCGACGGCGTCGTCGCACACGATCGAGGAGGTCGCCGCCGCCTCGGGCGATGCTCCGCGCTGGTACCAGCTCTACTGGCCCACCGAGGACGAGGTGACCGTGAGCATCCTCGAACGGGCACGGGCCGCGGGTCACCGCGTGCTGGTCGTCACCCTGGACACGTGGACGCTGGGCTGGCGTCCCCACGACCTGGACCTGTCGTACCTGCCGTTCCTGCGCGGCGTCGGCACCGCGATCCCGTTCTCCGATCCGGCGTTCCGGGCCGGTCTCGCCGCCCCGCCGGAGAACGACCTCATGGCGGCCGTCCAGCGGTGGGTGCCGATGTTCACCGGCACCGCGGTGCGCTGGGACCGGCTCGACCTGCTGCGCGAGCACTGGGACGGGCCCATCGTGCTCAAGGGCGTGCAGCACGTCGACGACGCCCTGCACGCTCTCGACGTCGGGATGGACGGGATCGTCGTGTCCAATCACGGCGGGCGCCAGGTCGACCGGGCGATCGGGTCGCTCGACGCGTTGCCGGGCATCGTGGGCGCCGTTGACGGACGGGCAGCGGTCCTGTTCGACTCGGGGATCCGCAGCGGCGCCGACGCCGGCGTCGCGCTCGCGCTCGGCGCCGACGCGGTGCTGCTCGGCCGCCCGTTCGTGTACGGACTCGCCCTGGGCGGCCAGGACGGGGTGCGGCACGTCCTGCGCTCGGTGCTCGCCGAGCTCGACCTCACCCTCGCGCTGTCCGGGTTCGCCGACCTCGCGCAGCTGCGTGGCGCGAAGGACGCGGTGATGAGAAGGACGCAGTGA
- a CDS encoding SIMPL domain-containing protein — MHRATLPLLALATLVLAGCSSPAAASPGSAPPPAITARATGTVVAAPDTATVVLGVETRDRSATAALTANSERAGAVIGVLQGAGVAPADIRTSQLTVYPTTAPETGRITGYQVSNQVTATLHDIAAAGALIDQAAAAAGDATRVQTIQFSIADESAARAEARADAVRRALAQARQLADAAGVGLGPVRSIVELAGEQPPMPYTADAARAQAAVPIQPGTQELAVTVEVVHDIA; from the coding sequence ATGCACCGCGCCACGCTCCCGCTGCTCGCCCTCGCGACCCTCGTTCTCGCCGGCTGCTCCTCGCCTGCGGCCGCCTCGCCCGGATCGGCCCCACCGCCCGCGATCACCGCCCGCGCCACCGGCACGGTCGTGGCCGCGCCGGACACGGCCACCGTCGTGCTCGGGGTGGAGACCCGTGACCGCAGCGCCACGGCGGCGCTCACCGCCAACTCCGAACGCGCGGGCGCCGTGATCGGCGTGCTGCAGGGCGCCGGGGTGGCACCGGCCGACATCCGCACCAGCCAGCTCACCGTGTACCCGACCACCGCACCGGAGACCGGCCGGATCACCGGTTACCAGGTGAGCAACCAGGTCACGGCGACCCTGCACGACATCGCCGCCGCCGGAGCCCTGATCGACCAGGCCGCCGCGGCCGCGGGCGACGCGACCCGCGTGCAGACGATCCAGTTCTCCATCGCCGACGAGAGCGCCGCGCGGGCCGAGGCGCGGGCCGACGCGGTGCGCCGCGCGCTCGCGCAGGCGCGGCAGCTCGCCGACGCCGCGGGCGTCGGGCTGGGCCCGGTCCGGTCGATCGTCGAGCTGGCGGGCGAGCAGCCGCCGATGCCCTACACGGCCGATGCCGCCCGCGCCCAGGCAGCGGTGCCGATCCAGCCGGGCACGCAGGAGCTGGCGGTCACGGTGGAGGTCGTGCACGACATCGCCTGA
- a CDS encoding dihydrofolate reductase family protein, whose translation MRTLMVTAFVSLDGVVQAPGGPDEDRDGGFTHGGWAAPYIDDEVIARATGFAARADALLLGRRTYEEFAATWPLAPADDPIGSRWAAVRKYVASRTLTSVSWQNSTLLDGEVPNAVAELKKSEGGEIQVHGSGQLVQTLLAHDLVDELHLVVIPVLVGSGKRLFGSGTLPGRFDLVAAATTRSGIVVGRYARAGGLTYGAVGPETGNW comes from the coding sequence ATGCGCACCCTGATGGTCACGGCGTTCGTGTCGCTGGACGGCGTCGTGCAGGCTCCCGGCGGTCCCGACGAGGACCGCGACGGCGGGTTCACCCACGGCGGCTGGGCGGCGCCGTACATCGACGACGAGGTCATCGCGCGGGCGACGGGCTTCGCCGCCCGCGCCGACGCGCTCCTGCTCGGCCGCCGGACGTACGAGGAGTTCGCCGCCACCTGGCCGCTCGCGCCGGCCGACGATCCGATCGGCTCCCGGTGGGCCGCCGTGCGCAAGTACGTCGCCTCCCGGACCCTCACGTCGGTGAGCTGGCAGAACTCCACCCTGCTCGACGGTGAGGTCCCGAACGCGGTGGCGGAGCTCAAGAAGTCCGAGGGCGGCGAGATCCAGGTCCACGGCAGCGGGCAGCTCGTGCAGACGCTGCTCGCCCACGATCTCGTCGACGAGCTGCACCTCGTGGTGATCCCGGTGCTCGTCGGGTCGGGCAAGCGGCTGTTCGGCAGCGGCACCCTTCCCGGTCGCTTCGACCTGGTCGCGGCCGCGACGACCCGATCGGGGATCGTCGTCGGCCGGTACGCGCGAGCGGGCGGGCTCACCTACGGTGCGGTTGGCCCCGAGACAGGGAACTGGTGA
- a CDS encoding DUF427 domain-containing protein, whose protein sequence is MALTRADGPLSAAAPATVNYRIDGPAHKLLMHPFPRRVRAEFAGRTVLDTRRGVLVHETNLLPRLYVPEEDIDQALFVPSDHTTHCPFKGDATYRTLRVGDRVAENALWAYPDPLPDAKWLAGYASLYWEAADAWFDEDEEVFAHLTDPYTRVDVRPTSRHVQVLAGDTLVAESHHPLVLNETGLPARWYLSPDDVRVPLEPTATRTRCPYKGEAGYWSVRLPDGGELTDAVWSYADPLPESARIAGQLSFLHDGLTVLVDGEPA, encoded by the coding sequence ATGGCTCTCACCCGTGCCGACGGTCCGCTGTCCGCGGCCGCGCCCGCCACCGTCAACTACCGGATCGACGGGCCGGCCCACAAGCTGCTGATGCACCCGTTCCCGCGTCGAGTCCGCGCCGAGTTCGCCGGCCGCACGGTGCTCGACACCCGCCGCGGCGTGCTCGTCCACGAGACGAACCTCCTGCCACGGCTGTACGTGCCCGAGGAGGACATCGACCAGGCGCTGTTCGTCCCGAGCGACCACACCACGCACTGCCCGTTCAAGGGCGACGCCACCTACCGCACCCTGCGCGTGGGCGACCGGGTCGCCGAGAACGCGCTCTGGGCCTACCCGGACCCGCTGCCGGACGCGAAGTGGCTCGCCGGCTACGCGTCGCTGTACTGGGAGGCCGCCGACGCGTGGTTCGACGAGGACGAGGAGGTGTTCGCGCACCTCACCGACCCGTACACCCGCGTCGACGTGCGGCCCACCAGCCGGCACGTCCAGGTGCTCGCCGGGGACACCCTCGTCGCCGAGTCGCACCACCCGCTCGTGCTGAACGAGACCGGCCTCCCGGCCCGCTGGTACCTCTCGCCCGACGACGTGCGCGTGCCGCTGGAACCCACGGCCACCCGCACGCGCTGCCCCTACAAGGGCGAGGCGGGCTACTGGTCCGTGCGGCTGCCCGACGGCGGTGAGCTCACCGACGCGGTCTGGTCCTACGCGGACCCGCTGCCGGAGTCCGCCCGGATCGCCGGGCAGCTGAGCTTCCTGCACGACGGGTTGACCGTCCTCGTGGACGGCGAACCCGCGTAG
- a CDS encoding RNA polymerase sigma factor, whose protein sequence is MTSEVVGRAVADAHRREWAAVLAATVRVTRDLDLAEECVQDAYAAALEAWRRDGVPSRPGAWLTTAARHNALDAVRQARTQQAKLHLLLEPPALPAVADDRLRLVFLCCHPALAREAQVALTLRLVCGVPTPDVAQAFLVPEATMAARITRAKKKIAASRIPFRMPAPGEFPARLDAVLTVIHLLFTAGHTAPAGPALTRDDLAERALDLARMLGALLPREREVSGLLALLLANHARRATRTAIDGRLLRLEEQDRAAWDRKAIAEADELVVRALRGGDPGRFALQAAIAALHAVAPTYDETDWPQILVLYDELLRRWPSPVVALNRAVAVAMVRGPAAGLAEIEALEDDPRLAGYRYLPAAKADLLRRLGRPAEAAAAYERAIALTTNEAERMYLLGRFAETKPEADSDERRVRRNLSDERAARRIRTR, encoded by the coding sequence GTGACGTCGGAGGTCGTCGGGCGCGCGGTCGCCGACGCGCACCGCCGCGAGTGGGCCGCCGTGCTCGCCGCGACGGTGCGCGTCACCCGCGACCTCGACCTGGCCGAGGAGTGCGTCCAGGACGCCTACGCCGCCGCGCTGGAGGCGTGGCGGCGCGACGGCGTGCCGTCCCGGCCCGGTGCCTGGCTCACCACCGCGGCGCGGCACAACGCCCTGGACGCGGTCCGGCAGGCCCGGACGCAGCAGGCGAAGCTGCACCTGCTGCTCGAACCGCCTGCGCTCCCGGCGGTGGCCGACGACCGGTTGCGCCTGGTGTTCCTGTGCTGCCACCCGGCGCTGGCGCGCGAGGCGCAGGTGGCGCTCACGCTCCGGCTGGTCTGCGGCGTGCCGACCCCGGACGTCGCGCAGGCCTTCCTGGTGCCCGAGGCGACGATGGCCGCGCGGATCACGCGTGCGAAGAAGAAGATCGCGGCGAGCCGCATCCCGTTCCGCATGCCCGCGCCGGGTGAGTTCCCCGCCCGGCTGGACGCGGTCCTGACCGTGATCCACCTGCTCTTCACGGCCGGCCACACGGCGCCGGCCGGCCCCGCCCTCACCCGTGACGACCTCGCCGAACGCGCACTCGACCTGGCCAGGATGCTGGGTGCTCTGCTGCCGCGGGAGCGGGAGGTGAGCGGCCTGCTCGCACTGCTGCTGGCCAACCACGCGCGCCGCGCGACCCGGACCGCAATCGACGGTCGGCTGCTGCGGCTGGAGGAGCAGGACCGCGCGGCATGGGACCGGAAGGCCATCGCCGAGGCGGACGAGCTGGTCGTGCGGGCACTGCGCGGCGGCGATCCCGGCCGGTTCGCCCTGCAGGCCGCGATCGCCGCGCTGCACGCCGTCGCCCCCACCTACGACGAAACGGATTGGCCGCAGATCCTCGTGCTCTACGACGAGCTGCTGCGGCGCTGGCCGTCACCCGTGGTGGCGCTGAACCGGGCCGTCGCGGTCGCGATGGTCCGCGGGCCCGCCGCCGGCCTGGCCGAGATCGAGGCACTCGAGGACGACCCGCGGCTCGCCGGCTACCGCTACCTGCCCGCGGCCAAGGCCGACCTGTTGCGGAGGCTGGGGCGCCCCGCCGAGGCCGCGGCGGCGTACGAACGGGCGATCGCGCTGACCACGAACGAGGCCGAGCGCATGTACCTGCTCGGCCGCTTCGCGGAGACGAAGCCCGAAGCCGATTCCGACGAGCGGCGCGTTCGTCGGAACCTATCCGACGAACGCGCCGCTCGTCGGATCAGAACTCGGTGA
- a CDS encoding serine/threonine-protein kinase produces the protein MDALTALVAGLVASLRTALAADVCPGGWPWAVTVLGIGVGLLPTAAAVLVAVLRKRIGSRYGAGESVLIVLAGLVGAGLLPLAMFTATGRVFRAVAAGRDVDGLTSAQVADLGSTVCVMPQSTYLGGYPVTSAFNPADPVRFGLAVVLLVGFPLVAAVCVAGQARLALRRGPSWPAKFFWVPLLALTLFTGQTPAGSTGHLWIGVAIGAFLGIAVVLTVGAPPREVVRRSLAAPAPAPRRPPQMESLRPPAPARRPVTPAGSPRPSPAPSFPALSSVADRLAQRFAARQPEPPVVPAPRTPVAQQPPRPLQPLQPPSQGPRPTLVAPAPPFGAGAPRFRLIRRLGAGGFGRVWLAHDARLGQPVALKAAHAPDSETEERIRREARALVAVRHPHCVRIHDLLPATADPGLHELEGLVIVMEYVEGSPLGDLVRSRGPLDDVSAARVWIGLAGALDAAHSRGVLHRDVKPGNVVVDQAGLAHLIDFGIARKTGDSTMTMAGFVLGTPDFLAPEVACGERATPASDSWQLAATVSYALTGHPPRGVHADAVSGLRAAAAGAPLSHLPSRSAHLALLRAALDSNPRRRPPLRAVQSALDEWLRRAGKRPDGPVGAGVPAR, from the coding sequence GTGGATGCGCTCACCGCGCTCGTCGCCGGCCTGGTGGCGAGCCTGCGCACGGCGCTGGCCGCCGACGTCTGCCCGGGCGGTTGGCCGTGGGCGGTCACCGTGCTGGGCATCGGGGTCGGGCTGCTGCCCACTGCGGCCGCCGTGCTGGTGGCGGTGCTGCGCAAGCGGATCGGGTCCCGTTACGGGGCGGGCGAGTCGGTGCTCATCGTCCTCGCCGGGCTGGTCGGCGCCGGGCTGCTGCCGCTCGCCATGTTCACGGCCACCGGGCGCGTGTTCCGCGCCGTGGCGGCCGGGCGCGACGTCGACGGCCTCACATCGGCCCAGGTCGCAGACCTCGGCAGCACCGTGTGCGTCATGCCGCAGTCGACCTACCTCGGCGGCTACCCGGTCACGTCCGCGTTCAACCCGGCCGATCCGGTGCGGTTCGGCCTCGCCGTCGTGCTGCTCGTCGGGTTCCCGCTGGTGGCAGCGGTCTGCGTGGCGGGGCAGGCCCGGTTGGCGCTGCGGCGCGGGCCCAGCTGGCCTGCGAAGTTCTTCTGGGTGCCGCTGCTGGCGCTCACGCTGTTCACGGGGCAGACGCCGGCCGGGTCCACGGGCCACCTCTGGATCGGGGTCGCGATCGGCGCCTTCCTGGGCATCGCCGTCGTGCTCACGGTCGGTGCCCCGCCGCGCGAGGTGGTGCGCCGGTCGCTGGCGGCGCCCGCGCCCGCGCCGCGTCGCCCGCCGCAAATGGAGTCGCTGCGCCCGCCGGCGCCGGCGCGCCGGCCCGTCACGCCGGCCGGCTCGCCTCGTCCGTCCCCGGCGCCTTCGTTCCCGGCTCTTTCGTCAGTGGCCGACCGGCTGGCGCAGCGCTTCGCGGCGAGGCAGCCCGAGCCGCCGGTGGTGCCGGCGCCCCGTACCCCGGTGGCGCAGCAGCCGCCGCGCCCCCTGCAGCCGCTGCAGCCGCCGTCACAGGGCCCGCGCCCCACGCTGGTGGCCCCGGCGCCACCGTTCGGCGCGGGTGCGCCCCGGTTCCGGCTGATCCGCAGGCTCGGCGCCGGCGGGTTCGGCCGGGTGTGGCTCGCCCACGACGCCCGGCTCGGGCAGCCGGTGGCGCTCAAGGCCGCGCACGCGCCCGACTCGGAGACCGAGGAGCGGATCCGGCGCGAGGCGCGCGCCCTGGTGGCAGTCCGCCACCCGCACTGCGTGCGGATCCACGACCTGTTGCCGGCCACTGCCGACCCCGGCCTGCACGAGCTCGAGGGCCTCGTCATCGTGATGGAGTACGTCGAGGGCTCCCCGCTCGGCGACCTGGTCCGCTCCCGCGGCCCGCTCGACGACGTCAGCGCGGCCCGGGTGTGGATCGGTCTCGCCGGTGCGCTCGACGCGGCACACTCCCGCGGCGTCCTGCACCGCGACGTGAAGCCGGGCAACGTCGTCGTCGACCAGGCGGGGCTGGCGCACCTGATCGACTTCGGGATCGCCCGCAAGACCGGCGACTCGACGATGACGATGGCCGGCTTCGTGCTCGGCACGCCCGACTTCCTCGCCCCCGAGGTGGCATGCGGGGAGCGCGCCACCCCGGCTTCGGATTCGTGGCAGCTCGCCGCCACGGTCTCCTACGCCCTCACCGGGCACCCGCCCCGCGGTGTGCACGCCGATGCGGTGTCGGGGCTGCGGGCCGCGGCCGCCGGTGCCCCGCTCTCGCACCTGCCGTCGCGTTCCGCGCACCTCGCGTTGCTGCGTGCGGCGTTGGACAGCAACCCGCGACGGCGGCCGCCGCTGCGCGCGGTGCAGAGCGCGCTCGACGAGTGGCTGCGCCGGGCCGGGAAGCGGCCGGACGGCCCGGTCGGCGCCGGCGTCCCGGCCCGGTGA
- a CDS encoding SWIM zinc finger family protein, with translation MNPARGFPAFPPRPGRRGRSWWARAFTAAMEDAALNATLLRAGRRFAGSGRIGPITVAPGRIAATVEDPDGIFDVVVHLAELTDAEWDRFLDQVRAEAGHLAALLDREVPRSLVRSADAADVALLPTIGDLESECDCPDIGDPCLHAAGLCYQVAWLLDDDPFVLLLLRGRGADELLDVLGREPVAAPARAAGRDVDRAVAAAAAYESEPAAVPAPLPAPARSELPVFPPAPGLPPDALAHLVAAAAARARALLTEF, from the coding sequence GTGAACCCGGCACGCGGTTTCCCGGCGTTCCCACCGCGCCCGGGCCGGCGCGGCCGGTCCTGGTGGGCACGCGCGTTCACCGCGGCCATGGAGGACGCCGCCCTCAACGCCACGCTGCTGCGGGCCGGGCGGCGCTTCGCGGGCAGCGGCCGGATCGGGCCGATCACCGTGGCGCCCGGGCGGATCGCCGCCACCGTGGAGGACCCGGACGGGATCTTCGATGTCGTCGTGCACCTCGCCGAGCTCACCGACGCGGAGTGGGACCGGTTCCTCGACCAGGTGCGGGCCGAGGCCGGGCACCTCGCGGCGCTGCTCGACCGGGAGGTGCCGCGGTCGCTCGTGCGCTCGGCCGACGCCGCGGACGTCGCGCTGCTGCCGACGATCGGCGACCTCGAGTCCGAGTGCGACTGCCCGGACATCGGCGACCCCTGCCTGCACGCGGCCGGGCTCTGCTACCAGGTGGCGTGGCTGCTCGACGACGACCCGTTCGTGCTGCTCCTGCTGCGCGGCCGCGGAGCGGACGAGCTGCTGGACGTGCTCGGCCGGGAGCCGGTCGCTGCCCCGGCCCGCGCGGCGGGCCGGGACGTCGACCGCGCCGTCGCGGCCGCCGCGGCGTACGAGAGCGAACCGGCGGCCGTGCCCGCACCGCTCCCGGCGCCGGCTCGCTCGGAGCTTCCGGTGTTCCCGCCGGCCCCCGGCCTCCCCCCGGACGCGCTCGCCCACCTGGTGGCTGCGGCAGCCGCCCGCGCCCGGGCGCTCCTCACCGAGTTCTGA